The Neovison vison isolate M4711 chromosome 10, ASM_NN_V1, whole genome shotgun sequence genome has a segment encoding these proteins:
- the LOC122918056 gene encoding olfactory receptor 10J3, giving the protein MTPEVRGIAQLMDTLFTEGLGLAYSLLWLVHHTCPFPRPRPLSMSMPNSSAVTQFLLEGFSSFGWHHRLVFFVVFLTLYLLTLSGNVVIVTIIRLDRHLHTPMYFFLSMLSLSETCYTVAIIPRMLSGLLSPQQPIAVQDCATQLFFYLTFGINNCFLLTAMGYDRYVAICNPLRYSVIMSKEVCVQLASGSLGIGLGMAIIQVTSVFGLPFCDAFVISHFFCDVRPLLKLACTDTTVNEIINFVVSVCVLVLPMGLVFISYVLIISTILKIASAEGRKKAFATCASHLTVVIVHYGCASIIYLKPKSQSSLGQDRLISVTYTVITPLLNPVVYSLRNKEVKDALHRAVGQRPLSS; this is encoded by the coding sequence ATGACTCCTGAGGTCCGGGGCATTGCTCAGCTGATGGACACACTTTTTACTGAAGGCCTTGGGTTAGCCTACTCTCTTTTGTGGTTGGTTCATCACACCTGTCCTTTCCCCAGACCTAGACCTCTCTCAATGTCAATGCCAAACTCCAGTGCTGTGACCCAGTTCCTCTTGGAAGGGTTCTCCAGCTTTGGGTGGCATCATAGGCTTGTGTTCTTTGTTGTCTTTCTAACTCTGTACCTGCTGACTCTCTCTGGCAATGTTGTCATCGTGACTATTATTCGCCTGGACCGTcacctccacacccccatgtacttcttcctgagCATGCTGTCCCTCTCTGAGACCTGCTACACTGTGGCCATCATTCCCCGTATGCTTTCTGGACTCCTGAGCCCCCAGCAGCCCATTGCTGTCCAAGACTGTGCCACTCAGCTCTTCTTCTATCTCACCTTCGGCATCAACAACTGCTTCCTGCTCACGGCCATGGGCTacgaccgctatgtggccatctgcaaccCGCTACGGTACTCGGTCATCATGAGTAAAGAGGTCTGTGTCCAGTTAGCATCTGGATCACTGGGAATTGGTCTGGGCATGGCCATTATCCAGGTAACATCTGTGTTTGGTCTGCCCTTCTGTGACGCCTTTGTCATTTCTCACTTCTTCTGTGACGTGAGGCCCCTGCTGAAGCTGGCCTGCACGGACACCACTGTCAACGAGATCATCAACTTTGTTGTCAGCGTCTGTGTCCTGGTTCTACCCATGGGGCTGGTCTTCATCTCCTACGTCCTCATCATCTCCACCATCCTTAAGATCGCCTCAGCCGAGGGCCGGAAGAAGGCTTTCGCCACCTGCGCCTCCCACCTCACGGTGGTCATCGTCCACTATGGCTGCGCCTCCATCATCTACCTCAAGCCCAAGTCCCAGAGTTCCCTGGGGCAGGACAGACTCATCTCTGTGACCTACACGGTCATCACCCCCCTGTTGAACCCTGTCGTGTACAGCCTGAGGAACAAGGAGGTCAAGGATGCTCTGCACAGAGCTGTGGGGCAGAGGCCCCTTTCCTCGTAG
- the LOC122918057 gene encoding olfactory receptor 10J1-like, translating into MKMANHTEVREFVFQGFSNFHEHQLTLFIVFLIVYILTLAGNVIIVTVIRIDHHLHTPMYFFLSVLSTSETFYSLVIIPRMLSGLVGLSQSISLVGCGTQLFFFLGFAINNCFLLAVMGFDRYVAICNPLRYSVIMNWRVCTILASSVCASGFLLSLIQAVAIFRLSFCNSLIEHFFCDVPPVLDLACAAPILNDILTLIITLLALTAPSTFIFITYILIIATILKIASAEGRKKAFATCASHLTVVIVHYGCASIAHFKPRSEGNRDQDLLISVTYTVITPLLNPVVYSLRNKEVQDALRRLMGRKSLP; encoded by the coding sequence ATGAAGATGGCCAACCACACAGAAGTGAGAGAATTTGTTTTCCAAGGTTTCTCCAACTTCCATGAGCATCAACTTACACTCTTCATTGTGTTTCTGATCGTGTACATCCTAACTCTGGCTGGCAATGTCATCATTGTGACTGTGATCCGTATCGACCAccacctccacacccccatgtacttctttcTAAGTGTTCTTTCCACGTCGGAGACTTTCTATTCCCTGGTCATTATCCCACGCATGCTTTCTGGCCTTGTAGGTCTGAGCCAATCCATCTCCCTGGTGGGCTGTGGGACTcagctctttttcttccttggtttTGCCATCAACAACTGCTTCTTGCTAGCAGTAATGGGGTTTGATCGCTACGTGGCCATCTGCAACCCTCTTCGTTACTCAGTCATCATGAACTGGAGGGTCTGTACCATCCTGGCATCCTCGGTCTGTGCCTCAgggttcttgctctctctgattCAGGCCGTGGCCATTTTCAGACTGTCTTTTTGCAACTCACTGATTGAGCATTTCTTCTGTGATGTTCCACCTGTGTTGGACCTAGCCTGTGCTGCTCCAATCCTTAACGATATCCTGACCTTAATTATCACCCTGTTGGCCCTCACAGCCCCTTCCACCTTCATCTTCATCACCTACATCCTCATCATCGCCACCATCCTCAAGATCGCCTCCGCTGAGGGCAGGAAGAAGGCCTTCGCCACCTGCGCCTCCCACCTCACAGTGGTCATTGTCCACTATGGCTGTGCCTCCATTGCCCACTTCAAGCCCAGGTCTGAGGGCAACAGGGATCAGGATCTGTTAATCTCAGTGACCTACACGGTCATAACACCTTTACTGAACCCTGTGGTGTACAGTCTGAGAAACAAAGAAGTCCAGGATGCTCTGAGGAGGTTGATGGGTAGGAAATCCCTTCCCTAA